In Sesamum indicum cultivar Zhongzhi No. 13 linkage group LG1, S_indicum_v1.0, whole genome shotgun sequence, the sequence tacttaattcttcaagaatttcttccttacgaataaattacatttccaTTACATTACTAGTAAATTCTATAGGAAAAATCAAACTctctgaacttactttgtagattatgtgatgctttctAGTTTAACCCGATTTGGTTGAGGACTCTCCCGATCCCTCAAATTCTAAATCTATTACATGTGCTGAGATTTGAGTCTTGACACATGAttcttttcatgatttttatttgacaCCTTCATCTGTGAAAAGAATCCTGACAGTCGTTCGGAGGTCTGAAGCCTGTCTTATTTGTTGTGATTAACCTGATTCATTTGAAGATCCATCCAAATGACTCTCTATGTCTTCCTCGTAGATGGTTTTATTTAAGGGAAGGTCTTCAAATTGGTCAATTGGGACAAAATCTCCATAATATATTGCATCTAGGATGTCATCtttggcttcaaattttcataactCACCATGTTTCTGCGAGCTTTGTGATATATGCCCTTTTGCTCTGCATGTCTAGTATTTAtagtctttgaaactttcattggctccGGAATAGACTCGTCTGGAGGTTCTCTTAATTCATAGAGCTTCTTCCtatggatcttgcatctgttcctCTAGATTCTTGAGATGAAGCCTTTATTAATCATGTTTTATGTCCATATCTATATGATCATTGGCCTTTGatttggaccaccatgatttCTTTCGGCAAGAGAACTATTTGATACTCCTAGAGGGGTTCTTTAATCATACATCtcagtctttttttttggctgaTGTTTGGTAacaccaattcttgaatttNNNNNNNNNNNNNNNNNNNNNNNNNNNNNNNNNNNNCATCTTCCTTGCTACTGAATCCAGTTGTGCTTCGGATACTTTGTATGATTAGAttaacatttccctccatACACTGTAGATCTTTACAAAAAACATAGTGGCAACTGTATTTGTTGCTAGAAATACTTGCggaattaataaatgtattcATCTACCGCACAAATATACCCTAATTCAAGGCCAAAGAGAGCAtatgcatattctctagccttctCAGCTCTGTTTCCTTCGATGTATCCATCTTCTATAAAATGTATCTTTGGGAGTCTTTTGGCCTTTTGGACTCTCCGGCTAGGGTACTCGCTTTGGTGTCTTCTAGGGTATAATCCTATCCGACTTTCATAGAACCTTCCAAGTTTAACTCCAATTGTCATATGAAGTTTTCCTCATCGAGTTACAGTACAGTTGCTACTATCTTCATGGCTGTAACTAATTCATCTATCAACATCACGATGTTTTGGAAATCGATAATATCAAGGTTAGTTATAGTGCCTTATAGATGCAGGGGCTAGAGAATTGTCCTTGCCAAATGTGTATTTTCAGACACTCTTAATGGATTTTGTCCTAGAATTTCTATTAATCtagttgaaataaaagataggGTAGCATTGGTGTGGAAATTCGTGTTTTCTCTCATTGAATGACCCTATGAGGGATCATTTGAACCTGTATTTCCAGTACTGTAATGCTGGagttattttattgttttggaCTTTGACTAGATCCACAATCccaagttgggaaaaggattcaaCTAACTCCTATAGATCTGATAAATCTACCCTTGATAACTCCATTGTCTTGTGGATTTGATGGATTCAACGATTATATTAGATTAGAAGAGAGTGTTAAATCTAGAACAAGGAAAAACCCACTTGGATTCTGTCAACACTTGGGGATGCACTGTTTACCTGATTTTGTTGGATTAATTAGTTCCCATGAACTCTTCTCTTCAACAACTACTATTCCCTATATATGCACTTTGAGTGTAAGTATGTTGATCATGCCAAGATTATTCTTTTTAGTGTGTGGAGTTGCACTAAGGGTCGTAACTGGAATGTGCACGTTGGCGCTTCTAATTCGTAAACTTTGGAAAACACAACGTTTGTCAAAGTTTGATGTAATAGAATGTTTCCTACAAAGTAACAACAACCTCCTGCCAATCCGATACTCCTACTCaaacataaagaaaacaacaagagGTTTTCGAGAAAAACTAGGTGAAGGAGGCTATGGTTCTGTTTACAAAGGAAAGCTCCGCAGCGGCCGTGATGTTGTAGTTAAGGTACTCAGCAAACCCAAAGAAAATGGGCAAGATTTCATCAATGAAGTTGCAACCATTGGAAGGATCCACCATGTAAATGTTGTTAACCTCGTAGGATACTGTGCAGAAAGATCCAAACGTGCCCTTGTATATGATTACATGACTAATGGTTCACTTGACAAGTATATCATGAGTCGAGAAAGAACTAATTCGTTAAGCTGGGAGAAGAAGTATGAGATTGCGGTTGGAGTAGCTCGTGGGATTGAGTACATGCATCGAGGTTGTGACATCCAAATCTTGTATTTTGACATCAAGCCTCATAACATACTTCTTGATGATAACTTCACCCCTAAAATCTCTGATTTCGGGCTTGCTAAATTTTACTCCACCGAGAAAGCTACAGTGACTTTAACTGCTGCTCGAGGAACGATAGGCTATGTGGCTCCTGAACTGATCAACAGAAACATTGTTGAAGTATCATATAAGGTAGACGTTTATAGCTTTGGAATGTTGCTGATGGAAATGCTAGGCCTAAAGAGGGATATCGTGGCATATAAAGATGAATCTAGCCGATATTTCCCATATTGGATCTACGACCACTTCAATAAAGGCAAGGACATTGAAACTGGAAATGCTGATGAAATTGGCAATGAtgatgttgatgatgatgagcaTGCAAGGAGAATCACCAAAAATATGACGATTGTTGGACTATGGTGCATGCATATGAGTCCGGTTGATCGCCCGTCTATGAGTGAAGTAGTGAAGATGCTTGAAAATGGAAACGAGAATTTGCAAATTCCTCCTCCGCCTTCTCAATCACCTCAGGTTGCATGGAACGATGATCAAACTTGAGAAACAATGTTGACCGATTCAATTGCGTTACTGGATGATAATGCTTCCAACAATGAACAAAGGTAATTATGGTGGTAGAAAATTAGTCTATCATATGATTTATGGAGTTGAATAATCTCCATTAAAAGGACCAATGATGTCGTATTCGTAACAGTtagattaataaatattttatctgtTGAACATAAAATGTATGCAAATGAATAAACTCAAAGTTTTATTCTTGTGTTTACCAATAACTACTATCATTAGAATAAGCTaatgaaaaatgttattagtaattttaactcattttcttgttgttatttatttttaaaattttaatatgcaaAGCATGAAACAAaagtttcaattaaaattattaaatgtaaatatttaaataagaaagcAATCCACTTGTTTATATATGAATTCCATATGtttttaaacattaaaaattaaaatatagcattAGGACCAACTTATTAAAAACATTTCAAATTCACTTACATAGTTCCAAAACtagtttaagaaaattgaaagtgTCCTATCATATGAATGCAAGATTTTCAAAGTTAATGTTTATGATTGAATAAggtttcaattaataatttattaaaaaacatcagatgtttattgaaaaaatacagGTTggactaatatatatatatatatatatatttcttaacaaattttaatttaattctaaataaaaattggctttttccaataaaaaatgaaaagtaacATCATTGagaaaagtatataatttcttgtaatattttgtcgACATGAATTATAGATCTCACTTACAATGATTTTagttataacttataaaaccaaaatcatttaagtttaaaattatagtacttAGTTGATGACATATTTGTTCtggttttcttgaaaaaatagattttggTGATGTAGATTGTTTCATACACAATAGGATAGTACACAATGTACCAACCAAGTAGTAGGTGCTAAATAGATTGTATGTTGTAATACCCTGTTGCAAACTGTCTTTCTAGAATTCACATCAATAAAACGATATTTTCTTCTAATGTTTACAACACAAACATGGACGAAAGATACCCTATTGATGGAGACAAGAAGCTAAATTAAAGTGGAACATAAAAGGAAATTAAATCCATTCTATAAGTAGCAACAAGAGATCAATGCCATACAActtaagttattttatttttgtcagaTTAATCCTGGCGTTGAATTGTATCCACAAATTAGTGGTAGGTAAGAGGGTAGAATTGATTTTACACCCCCTAGCATTTATTGCTAGAGTAGAATAAATATCTCCAAATTTCATTGTAAAAAGAActtttgaaaggaaaaaaagaattgaagggAAAAAGACTAATTTCTAGCATGCGCAAGAGTTTGGTGTGTTTAGATCGCAAGTTTAATTTGTTCCCCATCAAGTTTGGCCCCGTCTATGGGAAAATTGATCTAAGCATTGGAGATgaatacagtaaaacctctataaattaataaccttgggaccatgaaattttattaatttagagagatattaatttatcgataaattaatattttattaattaaaagagagattttttaaattcaataaatttagtacatatgtattgaaaataaatgaattcatatatgttttattgattatattcatgcatcaattaattttttataactaattaaatatattcatgtataatatcaattcattattcacaattaactattatattcatagacacatgtatcaattcattggaataacttaaatatacatgtttacattaattcgttgcacttaaataactattatacccaattaaatatattcatNNNNNNNNNNNNNNNNNNNNNNNNNNNNNNNNNNNNNNNNNNcatgtcttctcatctaaaaggcatcgcaaaatcatccatgaatgatcaaatgcgtaaagcattacaaacttcacattttagtaaattaccacaatatttataattgtaatatttatgaattattaatttagagttttaatgggacctaatatttataaaggaatttttcaaaaaattattattttattatcttatcgaatttgatgattttttacaaaggcccaagtcgggaccggaagattttattattttagagagtttattaatttatagagtattaatttatagaggttttactgtactTGTTCACGAGCTAGGAGTGGGAATGTGGGACACGCAGAGCTCGAAGGAGGAGGAGAGAACCATGTGTACATAGACAACATCCAAGAGAACCCTACCTGCTCACAACCTTCAGGATACACAAATGAATGTCCGTGAAGATCAAGATCATAGAAGCTTTGGCGTTCCACCTCCACCACTGCTGATCCTGAAACCCGCAATCTGCTAATGAGCTCGAGCCCCCATGCCTTTCTTTCCATGTTGGTGTATGATTTCGTTGATATCTTCTACACACAACTAGGGGTGGGCGTCGGGTCGGGTTCCTTGGGTTCGGGTTGGTcgggtcgggtacccgacCCCGAACCCGAGTAGGGCGGGTACCTGGTTAGCCGTCGGGTACCCGACAGTCGGGT encodes:
- the LOC105156919 gene encoding rust resistance kinase Lr10-like, with the protein product MCTLALLIRKLWKTQRLSKFDVIECFLQSNNNLLPIRYSYSNIKKTTRGFREKLGEGGYGSVYKGKLRSGRDVVVKVLSKPKENGQDFINEVATIGRIHHVNVVNLVGYCAERSKRALVYDYMTNGSLDKYIMSRERTNSLSWEKKYEIAVGVARGIEYMHRGCDIQILYFDIKPHNILLDDNFTPKISDFGLAKFYSTEKATVTLTAARGTIGYVAPELINRNIVEVSYKVDVYSFGMLLMEMLGLKRDIVAYKDESSRYFPYWIYDHFNKGKDIETGNADEIGNDDVDDDEHARRITKNMTIVGLWCMHMSPVDRPSMSEVVKMLENGNENLQIPPPPSQSPQVAWNDDQT